One Curtobacterium sp. MCLR17_007 DNA window includes the following coding sequences:
- a CDS encoding phosphotransferase: MQWGSTGLDGAQVDFVRRTVPGATVTAIESWGLLDTVVLHVEGVEHDVTVKASGPTNTHFPRELLAHRRWTAGLVASGDTGALRTADEDLHVLVLDRVPGHLALGTDDEHSPDVHRQAGTLLRRFHDQHAVRDDGFLRAETAKATAALSSPHRIPAAAADRARRLLERSEPGPATVVPTHGDWHPRNWIVDQGRLRAIDFGRFALRPPAADLTRLAVLHWQHEPELERAFLDGYGDDPREPDAWRWLQLREAVGTAVWAFTVGDERFERQGHSMLADALSAFD; the protein is encoded by the coding sequence ATGCAGTGGGGCAGCACCGGACTCGACGGCGCACAGGTCGACTTCGTCCGCCGGACGGTCCCCGGCGCGACCGTCACCGCGATCGAGTCCTGGGGGCTGCTCGACACGGTCGTGCTGCACGTCGAGGGCGTCGAGCACGACGTGACGGTCAAGGCGTCCGGGCCGACCAACACGCACTTCCCGCGGGAGCTGCTCGCACACCGCCGGTGGACCGCGGGGCTCGTCGCCTCCGGGGACACCGGTGCGCTGCGCACCGCGGACGAGGACCTGCATGTCCTGGTGCTCGACCGGGTCCCGGGCCACCTGGCACTCGGCACCGACGACGAGCACTCCCCCGACGTCCACCGGCAGGCTGGGACGCTGCTCCGCCGTTTCCACGACCAGCACGCGGTCCGAGACGACGGCTTCCTGCGCGCCGAGACAGCGAAGGCCACCGCCGCGCTGTCGTCGCCGCACCGGATCCCCGCCGCGGCCGCCGACCGTGCTCGGCGCCTGCTCGAGCGCTCCGAACCCGGGCCCGCGACGGTCGTCCCGACCCACGGGGACTGGCACCCCCGGAACTGGATCGTCGACCAGGGACGGCTGCGCGCGATCGACTTCGGCCGGTTCGCGCTGCGTCCCCCGGCCGCCGACCTGACACGACTGGCCGTCCTGCACTGGCAGCACGAGCCCGAGCTCGAGCGGGCGTTCCTCGACGGCTACGGGGACGACCCCCGCGAGCCCGACGCCTGGCGCTGGCTGCAGCTGCGCGAAGCGGTGGGCACGGCGGTCTGGGCCTTCACGGTCGGCGACGAGCGCTTCGAGCGACAGGGCCACAGCATGCTCGCGGACGCCCTCAGCGCCTTCGACTGA
- a CDS encoding alpha/beta hydrolase-fold protein, protein MQHTTRSKAVVAVVVAMTVLTAVNVGVAATWWGRSSSAAAPVDAGATATATPLPTSSPRNPPSTPAVSDAGIPAAEAPGTTTAPATADLASTWTPPAGMPTAGRLLHVTIPATRSHFTARDALLYLPPAALTAAPPHLPVVVLLSGQSRGAGPEDLQTGGHIEETMDALAALHRGLAPIVVVPDQLGPESANPMCVDGPLGNSRTYLLHDVPAWVTTHLRVQSGAGAWTIGGFSQGGTCAIQLGAGDPARFGNLIDVSGEAGPTLGSVATTIAEGFSGDAAAYRAAQPAALLAAHGPYRASNAFFAAGADDHVYGQFTPVQAQRARAAGMHVTTWILPGARHNWANAGPALAAGLSWLMPLVGLVPGR, encoded by the coding sequence ATGCAGCACACAACTCGCTCCAAGGCCGTCGTCGCCGTCGTCGTGGCCATGACGGTCCTGACGGCGGTGAACGTCGGCGTCGCGGCCACCTGGTGGGGCCGGTCCTCGTCGGCGGCGGCACCCGTGGATGCCGGGGCGACGGCCACGGCGACGCCGCTGCCGACGTCGAGCCCGCGCAACCCGCCCTCGACGCCGGCCGTCTCCGATGCCGGCATCCCGGCCGCGGAGGCGCCGGGCACGACCACCGCTCCGGCGACCGCCGACCTGGCGTCCACCTGGACGCCACCGGCGGGCATGCCGACCGCCGGTCGTCTGCTGCACGTGACGATCCCGGCGACCCGCTCCCACTTCACCGCGCGCGACGCCCTGCTCTACCTGCCGCCGGCCGCGCTCACCGCCGCCCCGCCCCACCTGCCGGTCGTCGTGCTGCTGTCCGGGCAGTCCCGCGGCGCCGGACCCGAGGACCTGCAGACCGGTGGGCACATCGAGGAGACGATGGACGCGCTCGCCGCCCTGCACCGTGGACTCGCGCCGATCGTGGTCGTACCGGATCAGCTCGGTCCGGAGTCCGCCAACCCGATGTGCGTCGACGGTCCGCTCGGCAACAGCCGGACCTACCTGCTGCACGACGTCCCGGCCTGGGTCACGACGCACCTGCGCGTGCAGTCCGGTGCCGGCGCGTGGACGATCGGCGGGTTCTCGCAGGGCGGTACGTGCGCGATCCAGCTCGGCGCGGGTGACCCGGCGCGGTTCGGGAACCTCATCGACGTCTCCGGCGAGGCCGGTCCGACCCTCGGATCGGTGGCGACCACGATCGCCGAGGGCTTCTCGGGGGACGCGGCCGCGTACCGGGCGGCGCAGCCGGCGGCACTGCTCGCCGCGCACGGACCGTACCGGGCGTCGAACGCGTTCTTCGCCGCGGGCGCTGACGACCACGTCTACGGGCAGTTCACCCCGGTGCAGGCGCAGCGGGCACGGGCCGCCGGCATGCACGTGACGACGTGGATCCTGCCGGGCGCCCGGCACAACTGGGCGAACGCGGGCCCCGCGCTCGCCGCCGGGCTGAGCTGGCTGATGCCGCTGGTGGGCCTGGTCCCCGGGCGCTGA
- a CDS encoding VOC family protein has product MTDPIVTPLGFAHVRLTVTDIRRSKAFYEQLFGMAPGSDFSDQIDDPTVHDDPWRTYGGCSFTFGGQTLGLRPVAPVGDRFDPDRVGLDHVSFRVGSVDDLHATVERLDAAGIAHGEVTDLPPFGLVILSVQDPDDVNLEFAAPRG; this is encoded by the coding sequence ATGACCGACCCCATCGTCACGCCGCTCGGCTTCGCCCACGTGCGACTGACCGTGACCGACATCCGCCGCAGCAAGGCCTTCTACGAGCAGCTGTTCGGGATGGCGCCCGGCAGCGACTTCAGTGACCAGATCGACGACCCGACCGTCCACGACGATCCCTGGCGCACCTACGGCGGGTGCTCGTTCACGTTCGGCGGTCAGACGCTCGGGCTCCGCCCGGTGGCACCCGTCGGCGACCGGTTCGACCCGGACCGCGTCGGGCTGGACCACGTCTCCTTCCGCGTGGGCTCCGTGGACGACCTGCACGCGACCGTCGAGCGCCTGGACGCGGCCGGCATCGCGCACGGCGAGGTCACCGACCTGCCGCCGTTCGGGCTCGTCATCCTGTCCGTGCAGGACCCCGACGACGTCAACCTGGAGTTCGCAGCGCCCCGGGGATGA
- a CDS encoding tetratricopeptide repeat protein, with protein sequence MDTDDWERAVAALWADETVDDEQRIDRMRVLADAAPHLALGAFELGGACDSGGHEAEADTHYTAATAAGLDAVDPTRAAQMVVQHASTLRNLGRLDEAIAMLEHAPTHPATGAAPRVFLALALHSAGRHDEALRVAIEAVEPTLPRYHRSVRAYAAALTDD encoded by the coding sequence ATGGACACCGACGACTGGGAACGCGCCGTCGCGGCGCTGTGGGCAGACGAGACCGTCGACGACGAGCAGCGGATCGACCGGATGCGGGTGCTCGCCGACGCCGCCCCGCACCTCGCGCTCGGTGCGTTCGAGCTCGGCGGCGCGTGTGACTCGGGTGGACACGAGGCCGAGGCCGACACCCACTACACGGCCGCCACGGCAGCGGGTCTGGACGCCGTGGACCCGACACGCGCCGCGCAGATGGTCGTGCAGCACGCATCGACCCTGCGGAACCTCGGTCGTCTCGACGAGGCGATCGCCATGCTCGAGCACGCTCCGACCCACCCGGCGACGGGGGCTGCCCCGAGGGTCTTCCTGGCGCTCGCCCTGCACAGCGCGGGTCGTCACGACGAGGCACTCCGTGTCGCGATCGAAGCCGTCGAACCCACCCTGCCGCGCTACCACCGGTCCGTCCGCGCATACGCCGCAGCGCTCACCGATGACTGA
- a CDS encoding gamma-aminobutyraldehyde dehydrogenase: MPDTTSTVTHPVRNFVGGAFVEPRGDAVMDLVDPTDEQVYGVSPVSTAADVDDAFTSAAAASAQWRRTTPGERQLALFRIADAMEERAEEFADLESLDTGKPRATLVQDEILLSVDQLRFFAGAARNLEGRSAGEYLADHTSFVRREPIGVVAQVTPWNYPLNMAVWKIAPAIAAGNTTVLKPSDTTPLSTLLLAEVAAEFLPPGVLNVVVGDRTTGAAMIDHPTPQLVSITGSVRAGMEVARAAANDLKRTHLELGGKAPVIVFDDADIPAAVAGIVAAGFFNAGQDCTAATRLLVQEGIHDEFVAALVAEARGNAQCGPDVDAPYFGPVNNAGQLAQVRSFIDTLPDHATIELGGHRIGDRGFHHQATIVSGLHQDDRIVQQEVFGPVQTVQRFRTEEDALRAANGVEYGLASSVWTTDHARAMRFARDLDFGCVWINTHIPIVAEMPHGGFGHSGYGKDLSQYGFDDYTRIKHVMSHIG; this comes from the coding sequence ATGCCGGACACCACGAGCACCGTCACCCACCCTGTGCGGAACTTCGTCGGGGGCGCGTTCGTCGAGCCCCGTGGGGACGCCGTCATGGACCTGGTCGACCCCACCGACGAGCAGGTCTACGGCGTCTCCCCGGTGTCCACCGCTGCCGACGTGGACGACGCGTTCACGTCGGCGGCGGCTGCGTCCGCACAGTGGCGCCGGACGACCCCGGGCGAACGGCAGCTCGCGCTGTTCCGGATCGCCGACGCGATGGAGGAGCGGGCCGAGGAGTTCGCCGACCTGGAGTCCCTGGACACCGGCAAGCCCCGCGCCACCCTGGTGCAGGACGAGATCCTGCTGTCGGTCGACCAGCTCCGGTTCTTCGCCGGTGCCGCCCGCAACCTCGAGGGCCGGAGCGCCGGCGAGTACCTGGCCGACCACACGTCCTTCGTCCGTCGCGAACCGATCGGCGTCGTCGCGCAGGTCACGCCGTGGAACTACCCGCTCAACATGGCGGTGTGGAAGATCGCGCCCGCCATCGCCGCGGGCAACACCACCGTGCTGAAGCCGAGCGACACGACACCCCTGTCGACGCTGCTGCTCGCCGAGGTCGCGGCGGAGTTCCTGCCGCCGGGCGTGCTCAACGTCGTCGTCGGGGACCGCACCACGGGCGCCGCGATGATCGACCACCCGACCCCGCAGCTCGTCTCGATCACCGGGTCCGTCCGCGCGGGCATGGAGGTCGCCCGCGCCGCCGCGAACGACCTCAAGCGCACCCACCTCGAGCTCGGCGGCAAGGCGCCCGTGATCGTCTTCGACGACGCCGACATCCCGGCCGCGGTCGCCGGCATCGTCGCGGCCGGGTTCTTCAACGCCGGGCAGGACTGCACCGCGGCGACCCGGCTGCTCGTGCAGGAGGGCATCCACGACGAGTTCGTCGCCGCCCTGGTCGCCGAGGCCCGGGGCAACGCGCAGTGCGGCCCCGACGTCGACGCCCCGTACTTCGGCCCGGTCAACAACGCCGGGCAGCTCGCCCAGGTGCGCTCGTTCATCGACACACTCCCCGACCACGCGACGATCGAGCTCGGCGGGCACCGGATCGGCGACCGTGGCTTCCACCACCAGGCGACGATCGTGTCCGGCCTGCACCAGGACGACCGGATCGTGCAGCAGGAGGTGTTCGGGCCGGTGCAGACCGTGCAGCGCTTCCGCACCGAGGAGGACGCCCTGCGTGCCGCGAACGGTGTGGAGTACGGCCTGGCGAGCTCCGTCTGGACGACCGACCACGCCCGGGCCATGCGCTTCGCCCGCGACCTGGACTTCGGCTGCGTCTGGATCAACACGCACATCCCGATCGTCGCCGAGATGCCGCACGGGGGCTTCGGCCACTCCGGCTACGGCAAGGACCTGTCCCAGTACGGGTTCGACGACTACACCCGCATCAAGCACGTCATGTCCCACATCGGCTGA
- a CDS encoding NAD(P)/FAD-dependent oxidoreductase — MGVDVIVVGAGVAGLAAARALVLAGQDVVVLEARDRIGGRTWTDTALGVPVDLGASWIHGVDGNPLWELATAFGIDTVEFTVGSFQFDRRPIAWHDSAGAALPDPAVSSFVDDLHTVDRLLDGAVAAAAPGVSYAEVVAAVLSSLGWSGDRALRVSEYLAHRSEDLCGAPVTDLDAHGLEEEHVPGDEVVFPRGYGQYAAALADGLDVRTGAVVTEVAQNDERVRVTTADGAVFSAASAVVTVPLGVLQAGDVVFDPPLPDPVAGAMGRLGFGVYDKVFLRFPTRFWGSDWVIRQQGPAGVDWHSWYDMSRVTGEPVLAALVGGAGARRLERLTDDEIVTEGLAALRHMFGGAVPAPQAVRITRWAADPFARGSYSYLHVGASTDDHDLLGTAVGRVQLAGEATWGDDPATVHGALLSGLRAAGRVLGRPVSAAELAGAVPAA; from the coding sequence ATGGGCGTGGACGTGATCGTCGTCGGGGCCGGTGTGGCCGGGCTCGCCGCCGCGCGTGCCCTGGTGCTGGCCGGGCAGGACGTCGTCGTGCTCGAGGCCCGCGACCGCATCGGCGGGCGCACCTGGACCGACACCGCGCTCGGCGTGCCCGTCGACCTCGGTGCGTCGTGGATCCACGGCGTCGACGGCAACCCGCTGTGGGAGCTGGCGACCGCGTTCGGCATCGACACCGTCGAGTTCACCGTCGGCAGCTTCCAGTTCGACCGGCGACCGATCGCGTGGCACGACTCGGCTGGCGCGGCCCTGCCGGACCCTGCCGTGTCGTCGTTCGTCGACGACCTGCACACCGTCGACCGGCTGCTCGACGGCGCGGTCGCAGCGGCTGCCCCGGGCGTCTCGTACGCCGAGGTGGTCGCCGCGGTGCTGTCGTCGCTCGGGTGGTCGGGCGATCGAGCACTGCGAGTGTCCGAGTACCTGGCGCACCGCTCCGAGGACCTGTGCGGCGCACCCGTCACCGACCTCGACGCCCACGGGCTCGAGGAGGAGCACGTGCCCGGTGACGAGGTCGTGTTCCCCCGCGGGTACGGGCAGTACGCGGCGGCGCTGGCCGACGGGCTGGACGTGCGGACCGGTGCCGTCGTGACCGAGGTCGCGCAGAACGACGAGCGCGTCCGGGTGACGACCGCCGACGGTGCCGTGTTCAGCGCCGCGTCGGCCGTGGTGACGGTGCCGCTCGGCGTGCTGCAGGCGGGCGACGTCGTCTTCGACCCGCCGCTGCCCGACCCCGTCGCCGGTGCGATGGGCCGGCTCGGGTTCGGCGTCTACGACAAGGTGTTCCTGCGCTTCCCGACGCGGTTCTGGGGCTCGGACTGGGTGATCCGGCAGCAGGGGCCCGCCGGCGTGGACTGGCACTCCTGGTACGACATGTCCCGCGTGACCGGGGAGCCCGTGCTCGCCGCGCTGGTCGGTGGTGCTGGTGCCCGTCGGCTCGAGCGGCTGACCGACGACGAGATCGTCACGGAGGGGCTTGCAGCACTCCGGCACATGTTCGGCGGAGCGGTGCCTGCACCCCAGGCAGTGCGGATCACCCGGTGGGCGGCGGACCCGTTCGCGCGGGGGTCGTACTCGTATCTGCACGTCGGGGCGTCGACCGACGACCACGACCTGCTCGGGACAGCGGTCGGCCGCGTGCAGCTGGCGGGCGAGGCCACGTGGGGCGACGACCCCGCGACGGTGCACGGGGCGCTGCTGTCCGGGTTACGGGCTGCCGGGCGGGTACTCGGGCGGCCGGTGTCGGCGGCGGAGTTGGCCGGGGCCGTGCCGGCGGCCTGA
- a CDS encoding aspartate aminotransferase family protein, which produces MTITDRPTRLGSYDPFAPVDDAALQQKSRDHLWMHFARHGANQAGADVPIMVRGEGHHVYDSHGKGYIDGLSGLFVVAAGHGRKRLAEMAAKQAETLSFFPIWSYAHPAAIELADRLADLAPGDLNKVFFSTGGGEAVETAFKLAKHYWKLRGKPMKHKVVSRAVAYHGTPQGALAITGIPAMKQMFEPLTPGGLRVPNTNYYRADEMGFAGQSEEEFGVWAAERIREMIEFEGPDTVAAVFLEPVQNSGGCFTPPPGYFQRVREICDEYDVLLVSDEVICAFGRIGTMFACDTYGFVPDMITCAKAMTSGYSPIGATIISDKLFEPFSTGDTTFYHGYTFGGHPVSAAVAMENLDIFEEEGLLANVQQNAPLFKAELDTLRDLPIVGDVRGAGYFYGIELVKDKATKTTFDTDESERLLRGFLSKALFDAGLYCRADDRGDPVVQLAPPLTIGQPEFREITSILRSVLSEAASKI; this is translated from the coding sequence ATGACCATCACCGACCGACCGACCCGCCTGGGCTCGTACGACCCGTTCGCGCCTGTCGACGACGCCGCCCTGCAGCAGAAGTCCCGTGACCACCTGTGGATGCACTTCGCCCGCCACGGGGCCAACCAGGCCGGCGCCGACGTGCCGATCATGGTGCGCGGCGAGGGACACCACGTGTACGACAGCCACGGCAAGGGCTACATCGACGGCCTGTCCGGCCTGTTCGTCGTCGCCGCCGGCCACGGCCGCAAGCGCCTGGCCGAGATGGCGGCGAAGCAGGCCGAGACGCTGTCGTTCTTCCCGATCTGGTCGTACGCGCACCCCGCCGCGATCGAGCTCGCCGACCGCCTGGCCGACCTGGCGCCGGGCGACCTCAACAAGGTGTTCTTCTCGACCGGCGGCGGTGAGGCCGTCGAGACCGCGTTCAAGCTCGCGAAGCACTACTGGAAGCTCCGCGGCAAGCCGATGAAGCACAAGGTGGTCTCCCGCGCGGTCGCGTACCACGGCACCCCGCAGGGAGCCCTCGCGATCACGGGCATCCCCGCGATGAAGCAGATGTTCGAGCCGCTGACCCCCGGCGGGCTGCGCGTGCCGAACACGAACTACTACCGCGCCGACGAGATGGGTTTCGCGGGCCAGTCGGAAGAGGAGTTCGGCGTCTGGGCCGCCGAGCGCATCCGCGAGATGATCGAGTTCGAGGGCCCCGACACCGTCGCCGCCGTGTTCCTCGAACCGGTGCAGAACTCCGGCGGCTGCTTCACCCCGCCGCCCGGGTACTTCCAGCGCGTGCGCGAGATCTGCGACGAGTACGACGTGCTGCTGGTCTCCGACGAGGTCATCTGCGCGTTCGGCCGCATCGGCACGATGTTCGCCTGTGACACGTACGGCTTCGTGCCGGACATGATCACGTGCGCCAAGGCGATGACCTCGGGGTACTCCCCGATCGGCGCGACGATCATCAGCGACAAGCTGTTCGAGCCGTTCTCCACGGGCGACACGACCTTCTACCACGGCTACACGTTCGGCGGGCACCCGGTGTCGGCCGCGGTCGCGATGGAGAACCTCGACATCTTCGAGGAAGAGGGCCTGCTCGCCAACGTCCAGCAGAACGCCCCGCTGTTCAAGGCCGAACTCGACACGCTGCGCGACCTGCCGATCGTCGGTGACGTGCGCGGTGCGGGGTACTTCTACGGCATCGAGCTCGTCAAGGACAAGGCCACCAAGACGACCTTCGACACCGACGAGTCCGAGCGGCTGCTGCGCGGGTTCCTGTCGAAGGCGCTGTTCGACGCCGGGCTGTACTGCCGCGCCGACGACCGGGGCGACCCCGTCGTGCAGCTCGCACCCCCGCTCACCATCGGGCAGCCGGAGTTCCGCGAGATCACCTCGATCCTGCGGAGCGTGCTGTCCGAGGCCGCGTCGAAGATCTGA
- a CDS encoding FAD-dependent oxidoreductase codes for MTGYRGVSFWLDQLVVTGRDDLTPRPPLDGDRTADVCIVGGGLTGLWTAWYLLQGDPGLQIVVVEREIAGFGASGRNGGWCSALFPRSAASIAEHDGLRAALAMRRAMRETVDEVGRAAAEAGIDCDYVKGGTVLYARSAVQDRAARDEVVSAGAFGDDMVHRPAADGDAAGTVGVAWTPDCARVQPAALVRGLAAALEARGVVIAEHTPATSWAAGRVVTARGTVSAGAVVVAVEGYGAQLPQTRRRIMPLYSLMIATAPLPAAVWDRIGLEHGQTFSDYRHLLVYGQRTADDRLAFGGRGARYHWGSAIRPGYDRVPRVFSHLRSALVDLFPAVADAPVTHTWGGPLGVPRDWCASVTWDGAVGTAGGYVGDGLSTTNLAGRTLADLVRGVRSDLTALPWVGHHSPDWEREPLRFLGANAGLVATDLADREEALTGRASIAARLMAPLTGGH; via the coding sequence GTGACGGGCTACCGGGGCGTCTCGTTCTGGCTGGACCAGCTCGTGGTCACCGGCCGCGACGACCTGACGCCCCGGCCACCCCTCGACGGCGACCGCACGGCGGACGTCTGCATCGTCGGCGGTGGACTCACCGGTCTCTGGACCGCGTGGTACCTGCTGCAGGGTGATCCGGGCCTCCAGATCGTCGTCGTGGAACGCGAGATCGCGGGCTTCGGGGCGTCCGGACGGAACGGGGGCTGGTGCTCGGCGCTCTTCCCGCGGTCGGCCGCGTCCATCGCCGAGCACGACGGCCTGCGGGCCGCACTCGCGATGCGTCGGGCGATGCGCGAGACCGTCGACGAGGTCGGGCGCGCAGCGGCCGAGGCCGGCATCGACTGCGACTACGTCAAGGGCGGCACCGTGCTGTACGCGCGGTCCGCGGTGCAGGACCGCGCGGCCCGCGACGAGGTCGTGTCCGCCGGCGCCTTCGGTGACGACATGGTGCACCGGCCGGCAGCGGACGGTGACGCCGCCGGCACCGTCGGCGTGGCGTGGACCCCGGACTGCGCGCGGGTGCAGCCCGCCGCGTTGGTGCGCGGACTGGCCGCCGCCCTGGAGGCCCGTGGTGTCGTGATCGCGGAGCACACGCCCGCCACGTCCTGGGCCGCAGGGCGGGTGGTCACCGCCCGCGGGACCGTGTCGGCCGGCGCGGTCGTCGTCGCGGTCGAGGGCTACGGAGCACAACTGCCGCAGACCCGACGCCGGATCATGCCCCTGTACTCGCTCATGATCGCGACCGCACCGCTGCCCGCCGCCGTGTGGGACCGGATCGGGCTCGAGCACGGGCAGACGTTCTCGGACTACCGGCACCTGCTGGTCTACGGGCAGCGCACCGCCGACGACCGCCTGGCGTTCGGCGGCCGGGGCGCCCGGTACCACTGGGGGTCGGCGATCCGCCCCGGGTACGACCGGGTCCCGCGGGTGTTCTCGCACCTGCGATCCGCCCTGGTCGACCTGTTCCCGGCGGTGGCCGACGCACCCGTCACCCACACCTGGGGCGGGCCGCTCGGGGTGCCGCGCGACTGGTGCGCCTCGGTGACGTGGGACGGCGCCGTGGGCACCGCCGGCGGCTACGTCGGGGACGGGCTGTCGACGACCAACCTGGCGGGGCGCACCCTCGCCGACCTGGTGCGCGGGGTCCGCTCGGACCTGACTGCGCTTCCGTGGGTCGGGCACCACTCCCCCGACTGGGAGCGCGAGCCGCTGCGGTTCCTCGGGGCGAACGCCGGGCTGGTCGCGACGGACCTGGCCGACCGCGAGGAAGCACTGACCGGGCGGGCGAGCATCGCCGCGCGGCTGATGGCACCGCTGACGGGAGGGCACTGA
- a CDS encoding SDR family oxidoreductase, with translation MSKTWFITGASKGFGREWAEAALERGDSVAGTARNTDDVQPLVDQYPDTFLAIQLDVTDRSADFAAVEQAADHFGSLDVVINNAGFGHFGMVEELTEDEVRSQLETNLFGALWVTQAALPIMREQGSGHVIQVSSIGGISAFPTVGAYHASKWALEGLSQSLSQEVAGFGINVTLIEPGGFSTDWSGPSSKHSDENPAYADVREAASKRPSAADPGKPEATRSAILKVVDAEQPPLRVFFGKAPLGIAEKDYESRLATWREWQPVAEEAHGA, from the coding sequence ATGAGCAAGACCTGGTTCATCACCGGCGCATCCAAGGGCTTCGGCCGCGAGTGGGCGGAAGCCGCACTCGAGCGCGGCGACTCGGTCGCCGGCACGGCCCGCAACACCGACGACGTGCAGCCGCTCGTCGACCAGTATCCGGACACGTTCCTCGCCATCCAGCTCGACGTCACCGACCGCTCGGCCGACTTCGCCGCGGTCGAGCAGGCGGCGGACCACTTCGGCTCGCTCGACGTCGTCATCAACAACGCCGGCTTCGGCCACTTCGGCATGGTCGAGGAGCTCACCGAGGACGAGGTCCGCAGCCAGCTCGAGACCAACCTGTTCGGTGCGCTCTGGGTCACCCAGGCGGCCCTGCCGATCATGCGCGAGCAGGGCTCCGGCCACGTCATCCAGGTGTCGAGCATCGGCGGCATCAGCGCCTTCCCGACCGTCGGCGCGTACCACGCGTCGAAGTGGGCGCTCGAGGGCCTGTCGCAGTCGCTCTCGCAGGAGGTCGCGGGCTTCGGCATCAACGTCACGCTGATCGAGCCCGGCGGGTTCTCGACCGACTGGTCGGGCCCGTCGTCGAAGCACAGCGACGAGAACCCGGCGTACGCGGACGTGCGCGAGGCGGCCTCGAAGCGTCCGTCGGCCGCCGACCCGGGCAAGCCCGAGGCGACCCGGTCGGCGATCCTCAAGGTCGTCGACGCCGAGCAGCCCCCGCTGCGCGTCTTCTTCGGCAAGGCGCCGCTCGGCATCGCCGAGAAGGACTACGAGTCGCGTCTGGCCACCTGGCGCGAGTGGCAGCCCGTCGCGGAAGAGGCCCACGGCGCCTGA
- a CDS encoding Lrp/AsnC family transcriptional regulator yields the protein MAAAPRRPGPIDDISKRIIEQLQADGRRPYGEIGKAVGLSEAAVRQRVQKLTETGVMQIVAVTDPMQLGFHRQAMIGIRVNGDTRKVADALEQLAAVDYLVMTAGSFDLMVEVVCEDDDDLIELLNGTIRAIPGVTGTETFVYLQLRKQLYDWGTR from the coding sequence ATGGCGGCAGCACCACGACGTCCGGGTCCGATCGACGACATCTCCAAGCGCATCATCGAGCAGCTCCAGGCCGACGGCCGCCGTCCGTACGGGGAGATCGGCAAGGCGGTCGGTCTCAGCGAGGCGGCGGTCCGGCAGCGCGTGCAGAAGCTGACCGAGACCGGCGTCATGCAGATCGTGGCGGTCACCGACCCGATGCAGCTCGGCTTCCACCGGCAGGCGATGATCGGCATCCGCGTCAACGGTGACACCCGCAAGGTCGCCGACGCACTCGAACAGCTGGCGGCCGTCGACTACCTCGTGATGACCGCGGGCAGCTTCGACCTGATGGTCGAGGTCGTCTGCGAGGACGACGACGACCTGATCGAACTGCTCAACGGCACGATCCGGGCCATCCCGGGCGTGACCGGTACCGAGACCTTCGTCTACCTGCAACTCCGCAAACAGCTCTACGACTGGGGAACGCGATGA